A single window of Colletotrichum destructivum chromosome 9, complete sequence DNA harbors:
- a CDS encoding Putative carboxymuconolactone decarboxylase — protein MLGWSGLRRCVTYRSGNRFIAETLYKGVYSQHFNRLVTRTAILSPSVSSSSPLEIACRYRHFNGHLPRLAGARINGDPTPTKCRDSIQPGGRERGKNARSARPIFGMWRRDLQPRAPPEYNNIRYQESGPCTSTQTCNFKLISSHRGSYMPPLPRFLSLFKRIALLQPTTKPVAPRRKMRIPYVPNPPPTSTPEEAAIVSRIQARRNPRPLQPLDLALLHAPPVADGWNSFLGAIRTQTTIPADLRELAISRVAVVNRAWYEWGHHAPLAVAAGVPADAMDAVKAESPLELDARPALYLNEKQWAVLVYTDEMTRNVRVKDETFEKLKALFSEREVVEITTTVACYNCVSRFLVALDVGERNSTGPDDVSLIGH, from the exons ATGCTTGGCTGGTCGGGCTTGCGGCGTTGTGTTACATATCGCAGTGGCAATCGGTTCATAGCCGAAACGCTGTACAAAGGCGTCTACTCGCAGCATTTCAATAGACTTGTCACGCGAACTGCAATACTTTCCCCAAGCGTGTCATCCAGTTCTCCACTGGAAATCGCCTGCCGCTACCGACACTTCAACGGACATCTTCCCAGGCTCGCCGGGGCCAGAATCAATGGCGACCCGACACCGACAAAGTGCCGGGACAGCATTCAACCGGGTGGTAGAGAAAGGGGGAAGAACGCTCGCTCGGCCCGCCCGATTTTCGGGATGTGGAGACGGGATTTACAACCCCGCGCTCCTCCGGAATACAACAATATAAGATATCAAGAGTCAGGGCCTTGCACGTCAACTCAGACCTGCAACTTCAAGCTCATTTCCTCCCATAGAGGTTCTTACATGCCCCCCCTTCCTAGGTTTCTGAGCCTCTTCAAGAGAATAGCACTTCTTCAGCCAACGACAAAACCTGTCGCCCCCAGACGCAAAATGCGCATCCCCTACGTCCCCAACCCGCCACCGACCTCTacccccgaggaggccgctATCGTCTCCCGGATCCAGGCCCGTCGCAACCCGCGGCCATTGCAACCTCTAGACCTGGCCTTGCTCCACGCCCCGCCCGTTGCTGATGGCTGGAACTCGTTCCTTGGGGCTATTCGCACGCAGACCACCATCCCTGCCGACCTGCGCGAGCTCGCCATCTCgcgcgtcgccgtcgtcaaccgGGCCTGGTATGAGTGGGGTCACCACGCGccgctggccgtcgccgccggtgtcCCGGCAGATGCCATGGACGCGGTCAAGGCCGAGTCGCCGCTGGAACTCGACGCCCGACCCGCCCTGTATTTGAACGAGAAGCAGTGGGCCGTGCTGGTGTACACGGACGAAATGACGAGGAACGTCAGGGTCAAGGATGAGACCTTTGAAAAGCTCAAGGCCTTGTTTAGCGAGCGGGAGGTTGTAGAAATTACAACGACG GTTGCATGCTACAACTGCGTGAGCCGGTTCTTGGTGGCCCTTGATG TTGGCGAGAGGAACAGCACCGGTCCCGACGATGTCTCTCTTATTGGGCATTGA